In Paenibacillus sp. G2S3, a single window of DNA contains:
- a CDS encoding DUF2164 domain-containing protein, with translation MQPIKIQREHKLQITSSIQDYFDTELSSEIGQLASENLLDFMLKELSPYIYNQALADARKVIEHKMISIEEELYALEQPITSDRR, from the coding sequence ATGCAGCCGATAAAAATACAGAGAGAACATAAACTTCAGATTACATCCAGCATTCAAGATTATTTTGATACGGAGTTATCTAGCGAAATTGGCCAATTAGCAAGTGAGAATCTTCTTGATTTTATGCTCAAAGAACTCTCACCTTATATTTACAACCAGGCACTGGCAGACGCCCGCAAAGTAATTGAGCATAAGATGATTTCCATTGAAGAAGAATTGTATGCACTTGAGCAACCCATAACGTCTGATAGAAGATAG